A genomic segment from Nodularia sphaerocarpa UHCC 0038 encodes:
- the hemC gene encoding hydroxymethylbilane synthase: MTSVVSSPARTIRIGSRKSQLALVQTYWVRDQLQKSFPDLSFEVHTMSTQGDNILDVALAKIGDKGLFTKELEVGMLNQEIDFAVHSLKDLPTNLPSGLTLAVITERENPADALVVHDKYKDKQIETLPAGAVIGTSSLRRLAQLRNKFPHFTFKDVRGNLNTRLKKLDSGEYDALILAAAGLERLGMSDRIHQILPKEISLHAVGQGALGIECRADDKEIINILKAIEHTETRDRCLAERSFLRILEGGCQVPIGVNTVIDGDNLTLSGIVASVDGQKLVQDTVTGAAKDAEKLGAELAALLREQGAQEILEEIFTEIQRGS; the protein is encoded by the coding sequence ATGACTTCAGTTGTTTCTAGTCCTGCGCGCACTATCCGCATTGGTTCTCGTAAAAGTCAACTCGCCCTAGTTCAGACCTACTGGGTACGCGACCAACTGCAAAAAAGCTTTCCTGATCTTAGTTTTGAAGTCCATACCATGTCTACCCAAGGCGACAATATCCTGGATGTAGCATTAGCCAAAATTGGCGATAAAGGACTATTTACTAAAGAATTAGAAGTGGGAATGCTGAATCAGGAAATTGATTTTGCAGTTCATTCCCTCAAGGATCTACCCACTAATTTACCATCCGGGTTAACTCTGGCAGTGATTACAGAACGGGAAAATCCCGCAGATGCCTTAGTTGTACATGATAAATATAAAGATAAACAAATTGAAACTCTGCCCGCAGGCGCTGTAATTGGCACATCATCGTTAAGACGATTAGCACAGTTACGCAACAAATTCCCCCATTTTACTTTTAAAGATGTGCGGGGCAATTTAAATACACGCCTGAAAAAACTCGATTCAGGCGAATATGATGCTCTGATTTTAGCAGCCGCCGGTTTAGAGCGCTTGGGAATGAGCGATCGCATTCATCAAATTCTGCCGAAGGAAATTTCGCTCCACGCAGTCGGACAAGGGGCTTTAGGCATAGAATGCCGGGCTGATGACAAGGAAATCATCAACATTCTCAAAGCCATTGAACACACCGAAACACGCGATCGCTGTCTCGCCGAAAGATCATTTTTACGGATTCTCGAAGGTGGTTGTCAAGTACCCATAGGGGTAAATACAGTCATAGATGGTGATAATTTAACCCTAAGTGGCATAGTCGCCAGCGTCGATGGTCAAAAATTAGTCCAAGACACAGTAACTGGTGCGGCTAAAGATGCCGAAAAACTAGGCGCAGAACTAGCAGCACTGTTAAGAGAACAAGGCGCACAAGAAATCTTAGAGGAAATATTTACCGAGATTCAACGGGGTTCCTAA
- a CDS encoding YegS/Rv2252/BmrU family lipid kinase: protein MNRSACLIFNPVAGQGDPELELAMIRALLEPEIDLDIYQTTPEIGADELAQAAVKRGVEAIIASGGDGTLSAAAMAIVNTDIPLGIISRGTANAFAAALRIPDTIDAACQTILQGQTRYVDAAYCNGKPMVLLAGIGFEAETVELADRDAKRRFGIMAYVLAGVQQLRNLASFEVEIETEDRIITTTASAVTVANAAPPSSVLAQGPAGIIYDDGLLDLTIVAPESKAGAIAATFHLFQSASTNSAVERDDIGYLRGNRFKIKAEPPQKVVLDGEMIGTTPIEVYCVPAGLKIFIPLNQAIGPAEKLEGLPNLTIEIKDSNEEWGNESGVEDRINLEE from the coding sequence ATGAACCGTTCAGCTTGCCTGATCTTTAATCCAGTTGCTGGTCAAGGTGATCCAGAATTAGAACTGGCAATGATTCGAGCATTATTAGAGCCTGAAATTGACTTGGATATTTATCAAACCACGCCAGAAATTGGTGCTGATGAACTGGCGCAAGCGGCTGTAAAACGGGGTGTAGAAGCGATTATTGCTTCCGGGGGAGATGGTACATTGTCGGCGGCGGCTATGGCGATAGTCAATACTGATATCCCTTTGGGGATTATTTCACGGGGAACAGCCAACGCTTTCGCCGCAGCATTGAGAATACCTGACACTATTGACGCTGCTTGTCAGACAATTTTGCAGGGACAAACTCGATATGTGGATGCAGCTTATTGTAACGGTAAGCCGATGGTACTACTGGCAGGTATCGGTTTTGAAGCGGAAACTGTAGAACTGGCAGACCGGGACGCGAAAAGACGCTTTGGGATTATGGCTTATGTTTTAGCCGGGGTGCAACAACTGCGGAATTTAGCTAGTTTTGAAGTGGAAATTGAAACTGAGGATAGAATTATTACAACGACAGCCTCAGCTGTAACAGTGGCTAATGCTGCTCCTCCTAGTTCAGTTTTGGCTCAGGGACCCGCAGGGATTATTTATGATGATGGATTATTAGATTTAACCATCGTCGCTCCTGAAAGTAAAGCCGGAGCGATCGCCGCCACATTTCATCTATTCCAATCGGCTTCAACCAATAGCGCCGTAGAGCGAGATGATATTGGCTACCTGCGCGGAAATCGATTTAAAATCAAGGCTGAACCGCCCCAAAAGGTGGTTTTAGATGGGGAAATGATTGGTACAACTCCCATTGAAGTTTATTGTGTACCAGCAGGCTTGAAAATTTTTATCCCTTTGAATCAAGCAATTGGTCCGGCGGAAAAACTAGAGGGACTTCCTAACTTGACTATTGAGATCAAAGACTCAAACGAAGAATGGGGAAATGAGTCAGGTGTAGAAGACAGAATTAACCTTGAGGAGTAA
- a CDS encoding metallophosphoesterase family protein: protein MKLVSDPAIAKKISKMQERVKWQDPLILERGIDQTRLILADDDTNNRDFSFLVVGDSGTGSHRGHNPQRQVAKQMLPHHSECSFMLHTGDVIYLVGSSEYYQQNFIRPYREFLVGGEDPEKIDYDQMVFNLPILPVPGNHDYYDLPVILSLLSFTTLPIRRLLRSKLDLDVGLHGSGKGSAYAKAFLDYLKALELPGELAQHLDNYYTAQTDTGRCLNYQPGRFTRLPNRYYTFCYRGIDFFALDSNTFNEPAPIPQTRAGREQRRSLEKRRQEFEQEKLQIMEISAQLNPENPSDAEKLDDLQGQISQIEELIVDIEKQLNTDKNAVTDIEQLEWLKQRLIKSWESADIRGRVVYFHHPPYVTEATKWQQAQTLAVRDRLRGVLDAVAAEVGSLTQGRPLVDLVLNGHAHCLEHLETLDTGHGDANINWVVCGGSGYSLRRQRSEGADLRETVGDNSKLIARSHLYIGRHGHGSKKRRPYSSLRIDVTGDRHPKFIVRPLVAEWHQRQWHNYQMESFTI from the coding sequence TTGAAACTCGTTTCTGATCCAGCGATCGCTAAAAAAATTAGTAAAATGCAGGAGAGGGTAAAATGGCAAGACCCATTAATTTTAGAGCGTGGTATTGACCAAACTCGCCTGATTTTAGCGGATGATGACACTAATAATCGTGATTTTTCTTTTTTAGTTGTGGGTGACAGTGGTACTGGAAGTCACCGGGGACATAATCCACAGCGACAAGTTGCAAAACAAATGCTACCCCATCATTCTGAATGTAGTTTTATGCTGCACACAGGTGATGTGATTTATTTGGTGGGGTCGAGTGAATATTACCAGCAGAACTTTATCCGACCTTACCGAGAGTTCCTTGTAGGTGGAGAAGATCCAGAAAAAATTGATTACGACCAGATGGTTTTCAATTTACCGATTTTACCAGTACCGGGAAACCATGATTACTATGACTTACCAGTTATTTTAAGTTTGCTTTCATTCACCACTTTACCTATTCGGCGTTTATTGCGCTCGAAATTAGACCTGGATGTAGGCTTACATGGTTCTGGGAAGGGTAGCGCTTATGCAAAGGCATTTTTAGACTATCTCAAAGCGTTAGAGCTTCCCGGTGAATTAGCGCAACATTTAGATAATTACTATACTGCTCAGACAGACACAGGTCGCTGTCTGAATTACCAACCAGGGCGTTTTACTCGCTTACCAAATCGCTATTATACGTTTTGTTACAGGGGGATTGACTTTTTTGCCTTGGATTCCAATACATTTAATGAACCAGCACCAATACCTCAAACCCGCGCTGGAAGAGAACAACGCCGAAGTTTAGAAAAACGCCGTCAGGAGTTTGAGCAAGAAAAGCTGCAAATCATGGAAATTTCCGCCCAGCTAAATCCTGAGAATCCCAGCGACGCTGAGAAACTGGATGATTTGCAAGGTCAAATATCACAAATTGAGGAATTGATTGTTGATATCGAGAAGCAATTAAACACGGATAAAAACGCCGTGACTGATATTGAACAACTGGAGTGGTTAAAACAAAGACTAATTAAATCTTGGGAATCCGCAGATATACGGGGGAGAGTCGTTTATTTTCACCATCCGCCTTATGTGACTGAGGCGACAAAATGGCAACAGGCGCAAACTTTAGCAGTTCGCGATCGCCTGCGTGGTGTCCTGGATGCAGTAGCCGCAGAAGTAGGCTCTTTGACACAGGGACGACCCCTGGTAGATTTAGTCTTAAATGGTCACGCTCACTGCTTAGAACACCTGGAAACTTTGGATACAGGACACGGCGATGCTAATATTAACTGGGTTGTTTGTGGGGGTAGTGGCTATAGTTTGCGTCGCCAAAGAAGTGAAGGCGCAGATTTAAGAGAAACAGTGGGAGATAATAGTAAATTAATAGCGCGATCGCATTTGTATATTGGTCGTCACGGTCACGGTTCTAAAAAGAGACGACCTTATTCGAGTTTACGCATTGATGTCACAGGCGATCGCCATCCTAAATTTATAGTCCGTCCCTTAGTCGCCGAATGGCATCAAAGGCAATGGCATAATTACCAAATGGAATCTTTTACCATCTAA
- a CDS encoding CAAD domain-containing protein: METEQKQLEPVDAMIAPGGMLPPSGGETTNLSQLPPADEPEAQWRRVAKRITHFLEQLPEYVSSFVNKNLRSLINVVLILTAIITVKVVIAILGAINGVPLLAPSFELIGIGYFTWFSLRYLTKSETRQELTEKFRLFKQDIVGE; the protein is encoded by the coding sequence ATGGAAACTGAACAAAAGCAACTAGAACCAGTGGATGCGATGATCGCACCCGGTGGAATGCTACCACCAAGCGGGGGAGAAACTACAAATTTATCTCAGCTACCTCCAGCTGATGAACCGGAAGCTCAATGGCGAAGAGTTGCTAAAAGAATAACTCACTTTTTAGAACAACTTCCTGAATATGTCAGTAGCTTTGTTAATAAAAATTTGCGCTCTTTGATCAATGTTGTGTTAATTTTGACTGCAATTATTACAGTTAAAGTAGTAATTGCAATATTAGGTGCTATCAATGGTGTTCCTCTACTAGCACCAAGTTTTGAGTTGATTGGTATTGGTTATTTTACTTGGTTTAGTTTGCGTTATCTGACTAAATCTGAAACCCGCCAAGAATTAACTGAGAAATTCCGATTATTTAAACAAGATATTGTGGGCGAGTAA
- a CDS encoding BON domain-containing protein: protein MKNLTPLLISCVLLFGAAACDADTARTDPAAPSPGQVGEVPTTEERQASLEDSQSDVRRRQLDADIRAREERNLAAGGDTTDRTAEDLASEVRSKLEANIPDGKLTVQATEEGTVTVSGTVNNQDQLSKIQPLAQEINGVNNVIVNAVVAPPQG, encoded by the coding sequence ATGAAAAACCTAACTCCTTTATTAATTAGTTGCGTCTTATTATTTGGTGCTGCTGCTTGTGATGCTGACACCGCCAGAACAGATCCCGCAGCGCCCTCTCCAGGTCAAGTTGGAGAAGTACCAACCACAGAAGAAAGACAAGCCTCCCTGGAAGATTCTCAGAGCGATGTTCGCAGAAGACAACTAGATGCTGATATTCGCGCTCGTGAAGAGAGAAATTTGGCTGCTGGTGGCGATACTACTGATAGAACTGCGGAAGACTTAGCCAGTGAAGTCCGTTCTAAGTTAGAGGCTAATATCCCTGATGGTAAACTAACGGTTCAGGCGACAGAAGAAGGTACAGTCACTGTATCAGGAACTGTAAATAATCAGGATCAGTTATCGAAGATTCAACCTTTAGCACAAGAAATTAATGGTGTTAATAATGTGATTGTTAACGCAGTCGTAGCTCCACCACAAGGCTAA
- a CDS encoding general stress protein — protein sequence MVTTLRRRAVGTFANRRDVEQALHELKNSGFPMDRVSVIAKDAEHRDDVAGTQVKERVGNKADDGATTGAMTGGAVGGLTGLLVGLGTLAIPGIGPIMLAGATATTLATTLAGAGIGAAAGGLLGGLIGLGIPEERAKVYHERVERGHYLVMVEGTEAEILRAETIFNRYHIEEFGVYDYPNDHIEHHPEHDSIRRETTPVADTVRTNYSTKTERDDPSVVIIDRRDEKV from the coding sequence ATGGTTACTACCTTGCGTAGAAGAGCTGTAGGTACTTTTGCTAATCGTAGAGACGTTGAACAAGCACTGCATGAATTAAAAAATTCCGGCTTTCCAATGGATAGAGTTTCTGTTATCGCCAAAGATGCAGAACACAGAGATGATGTTGCAGGTACTCAAGTCAAAGAACGGGTAGGTAATAAAGCCGATGACGGTGCAACAACTGGGGCGATGACTGGCGGTGCGGTGGGCGGTTTAACAGGCTTATTAGTTGGTCTGGGAACTTTAGCAATTCCTGGAATTGGGCCAATTATGCTCGCAGGTGCAACAGCCACAACTTTGGCGACAACTCTAGCTGGTGCTGGTATTGGTGCAGCAGCTGGGGGATTACTTGGAGGATTAATCGGGTTAGGAATACCCGAAGAACGAGCCAAAGTTTATCACGAGCGAGTTGAACGAGGACATTATTTAGTCATGGTAGAAGGCACAGAAGCAGAAATTTTGAGAGCCGAAACAATTTTCAATCGCTACCATATTGAAGAGTTTGGTGTTTATGACTATCCTAATGATCATATAGAACATCACCCAGAGCATGATTCTATCAGACGTGAGACTACACCAGTTGCAGATACAGTGCGTACCAATTACTCAACAAAAACCGAACGCGATGATCCATCAGTCGTCATTATTGACCGTCGTGATGAAAAAGTTTAA
- a CDS encoding MFS transporter, translated as MFAGLETILQGVWLSMEIAPRNGMSEVLTPEQVSLVFSGPKLIVALLAGTLMALAFQFLLTNFSLAVGILSLGTDSFSRSESSTWGGTIRKVEAKIGFWALITASIALFIACFLAVKLSLIESMLLGAIMGVVIWSTYFTLVVWLGSSTLSSFVGAFINTTNAGLQAILGTASATIGANVAKKQAVSTAEEITDAVRRELTSGFDGEGIKNSLQSSLKSLQIPQLNLPDIRQQFDKILSDLDLESIGDGDLLANINRQTFIDLISSQVNLSKQQINQIADQLEDAWTQVVARKNPTEQVINLLKSATPEELKSENLGERLQELVGIKENGNGRNSLIKQGMQYGLGAAGTAVLNRVDFSDIDIEKITTQVQKLRDKVQDIDVEQITHQLEDIRNKTTGQISARFPQKPENTIKADVEDYILNSLPWHFNRITIRDEFQEVIYDPQADPTTTRRELAEINQENFRTWLKQRGDISDARVTEITHQMERVREEVLEIVQEAEVREKGEELRLRVENYLRSTSKAELKADAIERNFSSLLQDFTDLELRLQGCDRDAFLRLLLQRQDLSEAEADHIVSQLESICERILHQERERQAKANQLWQRIEDYLRHTNKDELNPEGIKREFGTLLEQPEVGINLIRDRLSHFNRDTVVKLLSQRQDLREEEVNKIFDQIQSVGNRIVQLPQTTVDQLAEYLRNTNLEELNPEGIRGDLETLLADPREGALAFRHRLSQIDRDTLVKLLSQSQDLSEEQVNQRIDQVQKAISSIIKAPRRYASRAAQRVTDFEAHLENYLRHTDKEELNPESIKRDLQLLLRDPQVGMGNLGDRLAKFDRSTIVALISEREDISEEEANRIVDQIESARDTIVNQFQEIQQRLQSVIDGVFGKIRDYLNSLERPELNYEGIQQDFTKLFDDPQAGFEALRDRLSQFDRDTLVAILSSREDISPEDANRIIDQIEGARDSVLQRGERIQQEVQKRLEAVQEQAKKQAEETKRIVANAAWWLFGTAVTSLFASAIAGALATQLRYMIYIPPM; from the coding sequence ATGTTTGCAGGTTTGGAAACCATTTTGCAGGGTGTTTGGCTATCTATGGAAATAGCACCCAGAAATGGAATGTCAGAAGTTTTAACTCCAGAACAAGTATCATTGGTCTTTTCTGGGCCTAAGTTGATTGTCGCACTATTAGCCGGGACTTTAATGGCTTTGGCTTTTCAATTTTTATTGACAAATTTTTCACTAGCTGTAGGAATTCTATCTTTAGGAACTGATTCTTTTTCTCGGTCTGAGTCAAGTACCTGGGGTGGTACAATTCGCAAGGTTGAAGCTAAAATAGGATTTTGGGCATTAATCACCGCTAGTATTGCATTATTTATTGCTTGTTTTTTAGCAGTAAAACTGAGCTTAATTGAAAGTATGCTCTTAGGCGCAATTATGGGTGTTGTTATCTGGTCTACCTATTTTACATTAGTTGTTTGGCTAGGTTCATCAACTCTGAGTTCCTTTGTTGGTGCTTTTATCAATACTACTAATGCGGGATTACAGGCTATATTGGGAACAGCATCTGCGACAATTGGCGCGAATGTGGCGAAAAAACAAGCGGTTTCTACTGCTGAAGAAATTACAGATGCAGTCCGGCGGGAATTAACTTCGGGGTTTGATGGTGAAGGTATCAAGAATAGTCTACAAAGTTCTTTGAAATCTCTACAAATACCCCAACTGAATTTACCAGATATTCGCCAACAATTTGATAAAATTCTCAGTGATCTTGATTTAGAATCTATTGGTGATGGTGATTTATTAGCAAACATCAATCGCCAAACATTTATTGATTTAATTAGCAGTCAGGTAAATTTGTCAAAACAACAAATTAATCAAATTGCTGACCAGTTAGAAGATGCTTGGACACAAGTTGTGGCTCGTAAAAATCCTACTGAGCAAGTAATTAATTTACTCAAATCTGCTACACCTGAAGAGTTGAAGTCTGAAAATTTAGGTGAACGGCTTCAGGAGTTGGTGGGAATCAAAGAAAATGGTAATGGTCGAAATAGTTTAATCAAGCAAGGGATGCAATATGGCTTGGGTGCTGCGGGGACAGCAGTATTAAATCGGGTTGATTTTTCTGATATCGATATCGAAAAAATTACAACTCAAGTCCAAAAGCTCAGGGATAAGGTTCAAGATATAGATGTTGAGCAAATCACACACCAGTTAGAAGATATCAGAAATAAAACTACTGGACAAATATCTGCAAGATTTCCACAGAAACCAGAGAATACTATTAAGGCGGATGTAGAAGATTACATTCTCAATTCTTTACCTTGGCATTTTAACCGCATCACAATTAGAGATGAATTTCAAGAAGTTATCTACGATCCACAGGCAGATCCTACAACGACGCGCCGGGAATTAGCGGAAATTAATCAAGAGAATTTTAGAACTTGGCTGAAACAGCGAGGCGATATCAGTGATGCTAGAGTAACTGAAATTACTCACCAGATGGAAAGGGTTCGTGAGGAAGTTTTAGAAATTGTTCAAGAGGCGGAAGTACGCGAAAAAGGCGAAGAATTGCGTTTGCGGGTGGAAAATTATTTGCGTTCTACAAGTAAAGCGGAACTGAAAGCAGATGCTATTGAACGAAATTTCAGCAGTTTATTACAAGACTTTACGGATTTAGAGCTTCGCTTACAAGGCTGTGATCGTGATGCTTTTTTGCGGTTACTTTTGCAACGTCAAGATTTGAGTGAAGCAGAAGCTGATCATATTGTTAGTCAACTTGAATCTATTTGCGAACGCATCTTACATCAAGAACGAGAACGCCAAGCAAAAGCTAATCAATTATGGCAAAGAATCGAAGACTATCTGCGTCATACTAACAAAGACGAATTGAATCCTGAAGGTATTAAACGTGAATTTGGGACTCTCCTAGAACAGCCAGAAGTAGGAATTAATTTAATTCGCGATCGCCTATCTCATTTTAACCGCGATACAGTTGTAAAATTGCTGAGTCAACGCCAAGATTTGAGAGAAGAAGAAGTAAACAAAATCTTTGATCAAATCCAATCAGTAGGCAATCGCATTGTACAATTACCTCAAACCACAGTCGATCAATTAGCTGAATATCTCCGTAATACTAACCTCGAAGAACTCAACCCAGAAGGTATCAGAGGAGATTTGGAAACATTACTTGCTGATCCGCGAGAGGGTGCTTTAGCATTCCGCCATCGCTTATCGCAAATTGACCGTGATACATTAGTTAAACTCCTCAGTCAAAGCCAAGATTTGAGCGAAGAGCAAGTTAATCAGAGAATTGATCAGGTACAAAAGGCGATTAGTAGTATTATCAAAGCGCCAAGACGTTATGCTAGTCGTGCTGCTCAAAGAGTGACAGATTTTGAAGCTCATCTGGAAAATTATTTGCGTCATACTGATAAAGAAGAACTCAACCCCGAAAGCATCAAACGTGATCTGCAATTGTTGCTGCGAGATCCGCAAGTGGGAATGGGAAATTTAGGCGATCGCCTCGCTAAATTTGATCGTTCTACAATTGTTGCTTTAATATCTGAAAGGGAAGATATTTCAGAAGAGGAAGCTAACCGGATTGTCGATCAAATTGAATCGGCGCGTGATACAATTGTCAATCAATTCCAGGAAATTCAGCAAAGACTGCAATCGGTAATTGATGGAGTTTTTGGCAAAATCCGCGATTACCTCAACTCCTTGGAGCGTCCAGAACTAAATTATGAAGGTATTCAGCAAGACTTCACGAAGTTATTTGATGATCCTCAAGCGGGATTTGAAGCTTTGCGCGATCGCCTGAGTCAATTTGATCGTGATACCCTAGTAGCTATCCTCAGTTCTCGTGAAGATATTTCCCCAGAGGATGCTAACAGAATTATTGACCAAATCGAAGGGGCGCGGGATAGTGTATTACAAAGAGGTGAACGCATCCAGCAAGAAGTACAAAAACGCCTAGAAGCAGTTCAAGAACAAGCGAAAAAACAAGCTGAGGAAACTAAAAGAATTGTGGCGAATGCAGCTTGGTGGCTATTTGGGACAGCGGTAACTTCTTTATTTGCAAGTGCGATCGCAGGTGCTTTAGCAACTCAACTGCGGTATATGATATACATTCCCCCAATGTAG
- a CDS encoding sodium:calcium antiporter, with translation MFLFIQVIVCFLAVIAVGMRLSHSADVVAEKTGLGRTWVGSLLLSGVTSLPELATGVSAVTVLNAPDLAAGAILGSCLFNLMILGLLDIFSGREPLLKRAPVGLGLSASLGCAMLGVTAAGMLLTQKGIYLTLGWVGVPSLLLIFLYIVSAKMMTQFEIRQRAAAILEAEPEALQYQHIKRGEAYLNFALLSIATVVLGVWLAFLGDQVSAVTGLGQSFIGALLLAGATSLPEVVVSVEAIRMNAVEMAVSNLFGSNLWNLAILGIYDVVYLKGNLWLQISDVHLLTAIIAMIMTSVAIAGLIYHAVSRTQIYVTWDGLTLIALYIGGMYIIYRS, from the coding sequence ATGTTCCTTTTTATTCAAGTTATAGTATGTTTTCTCGCCGTGATTGCTGTTGGAATGCGGCTTTCCCATAGTGCTGATGTTGTAGCTGAGAAAACTGGGCTGGGGCGTACCTGGGTTGGTAGTTTACTATTATCTGGTGTCACTTCTCTACCAGAGTTGGCTACAGGAGTCAGTGCAGTTACTGTATTAAACGCCCCAGATTTAGCCGCAGGCGCAATTTTAGGTAGTTGTCTGTTCAATTTGATGATTCTGGGATTGCTGGATATTTTTAGCGGACGTGAACCTTTACTCAAACGCGCACCGGTGGGGCTGGGATTGTCGGCTAGTCTGGGTTGTGCGATGTTGGGTGTAACTGCGGCGGGAATGTTATTAACTCAGAAGGGAATTTATTTAACTCTGGGATGGGTTGGTGTTCCTAGCTTGTTATTAATTTTTCTCTATATCGTCAGCGCCAAAATGATGACGCAGTTTGAAATTCGACAACGCGCCGCAGCTATTTTAGAAGCGGAACCGGAAGCTTTGCAATACCAGCACATTAAGCGGGGAGAAGCTTATCTGAATTTCGCTTTACTTTCTATCGCTACTGTAGTCTTGGGAGTGTGGTTGGCGTTTTTAGGCGACCAAGTTTCCGCAGTTACGGGACTAGGACAAAGCTTTATCGGGGCGTTGCTGCTAGCTGGGGCGACATCATTACCGGAAGTGGTGGTATCTGTGGAAGCTATTCGCATGAATGCGGTAGAAATGGCTGTGTCGAATCTTTTTGGTTCTAATCTCTGGAATTTAGCGATTCTGGGAATTTACGATGTGGTTTACCTTAAAGGTAATTTGTGGTTGCAAATTAGTGATGTGCATTTGTTGACTGCGATTATTGCCATGATTATGACTTCAGTGGCGATCGCAGGTCTAATATATCATGCTGTCAGTCGTACCCAAATTTATGTAACTTGGGATGGACTGACTCTGATTGCTCTCTACATTGGGGGAATGTATATCATATACCGCAGTTGA
- a CDS encoding aminotransferase class I/II-fold pyridoxal phosphate-dependent enzyme, translated as MLNQNQIPLLDALKACTTHAHAPFYTPGHKRGVGISQPLADLLGTKVFRADLTELADLDNLFAPQGVILAAQQLAAEAFGAEKTWFLVNGSTCGIEAAILATCGTGDKIIMPRNVHSSVISALILSGAIPIFINPEYDPVLDIAHSIKPEAVQAALEKHPEAKAVLVVYPTYYGVCGDLQAIAQITHQYHIPLLVDEAHGAHFAFHPDLPSSALAAGADLTVQSTHKVLGAMTQASMLHVQGDRINIDRVNKALQLVQSTSPSYILLASLDAARQQMALSGKALMSRTLELANTARRRISKIPGLSILQMPNLDQTRLTVTVSGLGLSGFAAEEILDEKLGVTAEFASLQHLTFIISLGNTASDIEQLVQGFTSLAQMNSICIPPSPKKFVVWDNLGCISPREAFFAVSEILPLSETSDRICTEIVCPYPPGIPILMPGELITPGAVEYLQQIQSMGGFITGCADTSLKTLKVVRNS; from the coding sequence ATGCTGAATCAAAACCAAATACCTTTATTAGATGCCTTAAAAGCCTGTACAACCCATGCTCACGCGCCTTTTTACACTCCAGGACATAAGCGAGGTGTGGGTATTTCTCAACCCTTGGCTGATTTACTGGGGACAAAAGTCTTTCGGGCTGATTTAACGGAATTAGCAGATTTAGATAATTTGTTTGCTCCCCAAGGGGTGATTCTAGCAGCGCAACAATTAGCAGCAGAGGCTTTTGGAGCGGAAAAAACTTGGTTTCTGGTTAATGGTTCTACCTGTGGAATTGAGGCGGCTATTTTGGCTACCTGTGGCACTGGTGATAAAATTATTATGCCCCGAAATGTGCATTCATCTGTAATTTCTGCCTTAATTCTCTCTGGTGCTATCCCGATTTTTATCAATCCTGAATATGACCCAGTTTTAGATATTGCTCACAGTATCAAACCGGAAGCTGTGCAAGCTGCACTAGAAAAGCATCCTGAGGCTAAAGCAGTGTTAGTCGTTTATCCTACATATTACGGTGTTTGTGGAGATTTGCAAGCGATCGCCCAAATTACTCACCAATATCATATCCCCTTACTTGTAGATGAGGCACACGGCGCACACTTTGCTTTTCATCCTGATTTACCTTCCTCAGCTTTAGCCGCAGGTGCAGATTTAACTGTACAATCTACTCATAAGGTACTGGGCGCAATGACGCAAGCATCAATGTTACACGTCCAAGGGGATAGGATAAACATTGACCGTGTAAATAAAGCTTTACAACTTGTGCAGTCTACCAGTCCTAGTTATATACTTTTAGCTTCTTTAGATGCCGCACGTCAACAAATGGCATTATCTGGAAAAGCGCTGATGTCTCGCACTTTGGAACTTGCAAATACAGCGAGAAGGAGAATTAGCAAAATTCCGGGATTATCAATTTTGCAAATGCCAAATTTAGATCAAACACGGTTAACTGTCACTGTTTCCGGCTTAGGTTTAAGCGGATTTGCAGCCGAAGAAATCTTAGACGAAAAGCTGGGTGTGACGGCTGAGTTTGCATCATTGCAACATCTGACTTTTATTATTAGTTTGGGTAACACTGCATCTGATATTGAGCAATTGGTGCAAGGTTTTACTTCTCTGGCGCAGATGAACTCAATTTGTATTCCCCCAAGTCCGAAGAAGTTCGTTGTATGGGATAATTTAGGATGTATTTCTCCCCGTGAAGCTTTTTTTGCCGTTAGTGAAATTTTACCTTTGTCAGAAACAAGCGATCGCATCTGCACAGAAATCGTCTGTCCTTATCCTCCAGGAATCCCCATTTTAATGCCGGGAGAATTGATTACTCCAGGGGCTGTAGAATATTTACAACAAATTCAATCAATGGGTGGATTCATAACTGGTTGTGCAGATACCAGTCTCAAAACTTTAAAAGTAGTTCGTAATTCGTAA